The genomic DNA AACGGACCGCCGGTCGGTGTTTTTGCCGCGACCGTTATCGATTTGATCGAAGCGGGCAACGCGGTGAAGACTTTAACATTGAGTGTCGAAGGGGTGCAAAATGGCGCTGACGAAATCATCTATCTCGATGGCCAAAGCATCACCCTGACCGATGGCTACGCGACGACCACACTCATCGGTGGCTACGACCTTCAGGTCAGTGTCGCGGGAGCGATAGCCCACGTTGTGGTGAAGAAAACGGGAGGTTTTGACGTTGGCGACGCGGAGCAATTACTCGACGGGTTGCTCTATCAAAATCGCAGCGAAGATCCACGTGGCGGATCGCGGATCGTATCGCTTGAATACATTCAGGACGATGGCGGTAACGCCGATGGCGGCGATGACGATGGTGTCTTCGAGATCGCCTCGACGATCACCTTGACGCCCGTCAACGATGCTCCCATGGTGACGTCGGTCGAATCGGCGAACATCACCTTCCGCGAAAACGATCCTGCCACGCAGCTCAGCAACACGCTCGCGATCACCGATGCAGATAACACCACGATCGAATCGGCAGTGATTCATTTCAGCATCGGGTACGCCAGCGATCAGGACCGGCTGGTCTTTGTCGACAGCGGTGCGATCCGCGGCGATTGGGATGCGGCGACCGGGACACTCACGTTGACCGGATCCGAGACGCTCGCCAATTACGAGACGGCGCTGCGTAGCATCCGCTATGAAAACACCCATGACGATCCCACCGCGTCTGCGCGAACGATCACCTTCCACGTGAACGATGGCGAAGTGGACTCCAACGTCGGCACGCGTCGGCTCGTGGTTTCGGCGATCAACGATGAACAAACATTGATCACCAACGCCGGCGACACGATTGTCGAAGGTTCGACGGGAAATGTGCTGGGGGCCGCACTACTGAAAACAACCGATCTCGATCACGCACCCGCGGACTTGGTTTATACGATCGAGACCAACGTGAGTCATGGCGTGCTGACGCGCGGCGGGTTGGTCCTGTCCGTTGGCGAAACCTTCACGCAAGCGGATATCGATGCGGGGTTGATTCTATATGACCACGACGGCAGCGAAACGATTGCCGATCGCTTGGCGTTTACTGTCGACGATGGCGTTGGCAGCAGCATCGCAGCCAACTTTGATTGGACAATCACTCCATTGGACGCCCACCCGATCTCCGCGATTGCCGACATCGACGCAACCGCTGCGATGGTCGACGAAGGGGCGAATGTGGGAACGCAGGTCGGGATCACTGCGCGGGCGACCGATGCCGACATCGGGGACCAGGTTACGTACCGTTTGGATGACGATGCGGCGGGACGCTTCAGCATCGATGCGGTCAGCGGTATCGTACGCGTAGCGGCCGCCATCGACCGCGAGGTCGATGATCCATTGCAAACCATCATCGTCCGTACCACATCCAGCGACGGATCGTTCACGACGGAAACGTACAGCATCGCAATCAACGATGTTGACGAATTTTCTGTCGGTCCAATCACCGACAGCGACCTGGCCACGAACGCGATCTATGAAAACGCAGCGAACGGAACGTGGGTCGGCGTGACCGCTAGCGCGATCGATGCAGACGCGACCCGGTCCGCGATCACGTATTCATTAAATGACAACGCCGGAGGACGGTTTGCGATCGATGCGGTCACTGGCGTGGTCCGTGTTGCCGACGGCAGCCTCTTGAATTTCGAAGCGGCCACGTCGCACGACGTCGTCGTGCGCGCGACATCAGCGGACGGGTCGTATCAAACCGAAGTCTTTACCATCGAAGTTCGAGATGTTAACGACCGGCCCGAGATCATCGGCTTGGAAGGTGTCACCGTCGTGGCCAGCAACGACGGCAGCGCCACGCAGTTCGATCGATTCGGAACCGTCCGCCTTGTCGATGCCGACGCGCCGACGGATTACAGCGGCGCCACGTTATTGGTCCAGGGAACGGGATTCGACGCGGCCGACCTTCTCGACATCGATACCGGTGGGACGGTCTCACTTTCGGCGGGGATCACCAACGGTTCGGTGGTCGAGGTTGACGGAATCGCGGTGGCCACATTGTCGAGCACTTCAACGAGCGGTCAGACGTTAACATTTAACGGGAACGCCAGCGGTCGCGATGTCGAAGCGATATTGCAATCGTTCCGCTTCCGATCGAGTTCGACTCTCTTGGGGGAACGGACCGTCGCGTTTGCGTTTGACGATGGCGATGGAGTTGCCGACGGAGGCGTCCAAGTTAGTGCGACCAGCACGGTCACGGTGACTCTGGTTGCATTTGATGAGACGGGAGTGACTGTTTCGGAAGATGGAACGCATCGATTTAGCATCAGCGATTTCGACCACACCCATCTCGCCCATCATGCCCAAGCGACGATTGAAATAACGCGTTTGCCCGCCGCGGGGTCGCTGACACTTGCGGGCGTTCCTGCGATCGTGGGACAGCGGATCACCCAAGCGGAACTTGCCGCCGGACTGTTGGAGTTCATGCCCGCCGCCGATGGTAATGGGACGCTATACGCTTCGTTTGACTTCAACGTGATCTCTCCTCCAGCCTCGTTGCAGGTGCTCGCCGGAGAGCCCAATGGCTTCACGCTTGATGGTGGCTACCTGCTTCCAACCGACGAACTCCTTGCGAACGCCGCGAACTTTGGTTCTGCAGGAACCGTTCCCAGCGCGGTCACGGTCGTTCCCGCATCGGCGATGATCGACGCCGACTACTTGGCTCAAGGAGATGTCTTGTTCAATGGCTACGTTCCCGATGCCAACTGGACTCCCGAGGAGATGGCGGCCGTGGATACCTGGGTCCAGGCCGGCGGAATCTTTATCGTCAACAGCGACTCGATGGCTTACGATCGCGTCTCGTTCCATTTCGGACTCGCCGTTGTCGGCTGGGGCAGCAGCACATGGAATGTCGCCGACGCCTCGCATCCGATCATCGATGGCCCGTTTGGCAAAGTGGGAAGCGTCGGCAGCCCTATTCAGGCAACCGGTGCGATCGGCTACTTTTCCAGTTCTGATCTCGAAGTCGGCGACCAAGTTTTAGCGATCGATTCGGTCACGGGCGAACCCACGATCGTGGTCCGACAGCATGGAGACGGATGGATCCTGTTTACAGGTGACGAAGGGATCTTCCGAGCGGGGATGACCGGTGGCGGCGCTGTTGCGACCACCAATGACATTCTCGTAGCTAACATTTTTGCCTGGGCTGCCACGCAGACTCCGGTCACCGAATCGCATACCCTCGACATCGAAGTCACCGCGGTTAATGACGATCCCAAGAATCTGGGGACGGTACCGGAAACCGTCAACGCCTGGGAGAACCAGGCCGTGGATGTGGACCTCCAAGGCCTCGAATTGTCCGACGTCGATGCGGGCTCTAACGATCTCACCTTAACCCTATCGACACGATCCGCCGGGACGCTGTGGGCCGGATCGGGAGGCGGAGTCGTCGCGTTCGGCAGCGGAGGCGATTCGATGACGCTTACCGGAACGCTCCACGCCTTGAATGCTTACCTTGACGATCCCGGGCAAGTCCAGTACCTCGGTGCTCCCGAAAACTTTGGGGTTGCCGCCGACGCAATTCGCATCGACGTCACCGACAATGGAAACGTCGGGATCGGCGGTGGCGGAACGATTCACTTGGGAACGTTCGACGTCGATCTCACTGCCGTCAACGACGCACCCCAGATCGCTGTGAACACCGGCGCAACCGTGCTCGAAGGGGCAACGGACACCGCGATTACCAACGCGATGCTCTCGGGCAGCGATGCCGACAACGACGATTCCGGATTGGTTTATACGTTGACCAATGCGACCGGCCATGGAACCTTGTCATTGATCGGCAGAGGCGACTTGCAGCGGAACGACACGTTCACGCAAGCCGACATCAACGCGGGTCGCTTACGCTACAGGCACGATAACAGCGAAACGACGACAGATGCCTTTGAGTTCACGTTGGCTGACGATGGAGCCGACGGAGCGATGCCGGCAGCGGGTCGATTTGCGATTGCCGTCGTTCCTGTCAACGATCACACGACGTCGACAATCTTCGATGGCGACGTAACGATCGACGGTGTTTCTGAGAATGCAGCGATCGGTACCGCGGTCGGATTCACCGCAATCGCCAGCGATGGCGACGCACAGGATACGATCCACTACGCATTGGATGATAACGACGGCGGCCGTTTTGCAATCGACAGCATCACGGGAATTGTTCGGGTTGCCGGACCGATCGACCGCGAGAGTGATGGTGTCCACCGCAGCATCACCATTCGCGCGACCAGCAGTGACGGTTCGTTCCAAACGCAGACTTTGGTCATCGCGGTCGCCGATGCCAATGAATTCGGCGTTGGCCCCATTGTCGATCTCGATACGACCGTCGATAGCGTCTTGGAGAATGCCGTCGCAGGAACGTTGGTCGGAATTAAGGTGACCGCAGTCGACAACGATGCCACCGATAACGCCGTCCTCTTTTCATTGATCGACGATGCAGAGGGGCGATTCACGATCGACGAGACGACCGGTGAGATCCGAGTTGCCGACGGCGCGGTGCTCGATTTTGAAGTAAGCGCCCGGCATACGGTTCGTGTCCTGGCGACGGGGTCGGATCTCAGCACCTCGACTCAAACGATAGAAATCGAATTGACTGACGTGATTGAAGGGGTGCCGACCACGACCAACACGTCAGTGCTTCCATCGGATGGAGGCTCGGGGGGAGGGACCGGGGGAACAACGTCCGTCGCTTCCGAAGTTCCTGTCGAACGCAACGATGATGACGACAGCGAGCAGGAGGACTTGAAGAAGCTCCTCGCTCCACCGATTGTCGACGAATTGGACCACGCCGAACCTTCGTTCGGACGACGAACGGGAATTCCCGAATTACAAATCTCGCTGCTGGACGGGGAGGACGTCGATTCGGAATCCCGCTCTGTATTCCACCCCAACCTCCTACCTGCCAACCGTATTTCGATGACCATCGCACCTCCGCGATGGGATCGCTTGGGCACGACGGAGTCGGTGACGTTTGGAATTTATGAGACCTTTGATTTTGACGTGACACTCTTGAAGGGGGCGTTGGATCGATTTGCGGACCAATACGAAGATCCCGCGTCGCTTCATCTCGTCTCAGGAACGGCAAGTTGTCTGTTTGCCGGAGCCAGTGTAGGGATCGCGGTCTGGGTGTTGAATTCGACTGCGTTGATCGGGTTCGTCCGCGCTGCGGTTCCCGCTTGGGCACGCTTCGACCCGATCTTTATCGTCCGCGACGGCCTGGTCAGCAAAGACGACGAGGACTTATCGGTTGCAGGAATTATCCACCAAAACGCCCAGCGGCCCCAAGAGGCGACAGAATGAAACTCAGTACAAAAACTAAGCTGACAGCGAGCATCGTGCTGTTGTGCGTCTCGGCGATCATGGTTGCCAGCCTGACAGAATTGCTTCCCGACGAACGCAAACTGCGAGCACAAAGCCGTCTCGATCTCTGCGAAGCGTTGGCGACCAGCGTCACGTTTTTGGTCAGCAAGGGGGAGACCGAACAAGCGCAAATGCAAATGGAGCTGTTCGGTCAACGGCATGACGATGTGGTTTCGACAGGACTCCGATACAACAACATGACGCTGGTTGCGCAAACCGGTGGGCACCAAGTGCATTGGTCGCGCGGGGTCACCAATCGCGAAGATGGTTGCTACGTCGTTTCGATCGATGCCAACAACGGTCGCTGGGGCGAATTGGAAATTCAATTCACGCCGCTGTACGCGGGGATCAATCGCTACACCAGCAGTTCGTTGTTAAAGCTGTTAGCCTTGGTTACACCGTTGTTAGCCATCGTTTGCCACTTTCATTTTAACCGAATCCTGCGTTTCTTGGATCCAAAACGAGTAGTCCCCAATCGTGTTCGCCAAACGTTGGACAGCTTTGCCGAAGGCGTGGTTTTGTTGGATCACGAAGATCGAATTGTGTTGGCAAACGACGCGTTCGCCAAACACTTGCAACGTCCGGTCGACGCGTTGTTGGGCGCGAAGTTTTCCAATCTTCCCTTTGAATCGACCGAAGAGAGTGAAGGGGGACTCGCGGCGCTCTGGAAAGCGGCTCGCGAGAAAACCGAACTACGGGGCGTAACGACCAAATTGCTCGATCCTGCAGGACATGTCACGGCGATCTTTTCCGTCAACGTCACGCGGGTGACCGACGACGCGGGGAACTATCAAGGCTTGATGGCCGCCTTCGCCGATGTCACCCCGTTGGAACGCAAACGCGCTCAATTGGCGGCCGCCCTGGAAGACCTGCATCGATCCAAACAAGAGATCAGTAACCAAAATAAGGAACTGCGCTATCTTGCCACGCGCGATCCGTTGACCGGATGTCTCAATCGTCGCACGTTTTTCGAGTTGTTCGACAAACATTGGACCCAAGCAAAAACAACGGACGCTCCGTTGTGCGCGGTGATGGTCGACATCGACTTTTTTAAGTCGATCAATGACAACTACGGACATAGCGCGGGGGATGAAGTGTTGCGGCAAACCGGCGCGTTATTGAATTCTATCGCCCGTGATAACGATGTCGTTTGTCGTTATGGTGGTGAAGAGTTCAGTCTGTTGTTGCCGGGAGTCACGTTGCAAGAAGCCGAAAGGATCGGAGAACAGGTCCGGCGTCGGGTCAGCGAACTGCAGTTCTCCAAATTTTCGATTACCGCGAGCATTGGCTTGTCCGGGGTTGAGTGTGGGGCCGACGACCCTCAAGGGCTGTTGGATCAGGCGGACAAATGCCTTTATGTCGCCAAACGCAATGGCCGCAACCAGGTCGTCCGATTCGACACGGTGCCCAAGCAGCTTGTCGTCGACGAATCGCAAATCAGTCGAACGCATCCTCAGACCGCCCCTCCACCCGCGATTCCTTTCCCAGCTGTCTCGGCGCTGTTGTCGGCGATGTCATACCGCGACAACCAGACGGCCCAGCATTCGATCCGCGTTTCCAACCACGCTGCCATGTTGGCGCAACGCGTGCTTGGACCGCGTGAGGTCTACGTTGTCGAAATCGCTGCGTTGCTGCACGACATCGGGAAAATTGGTGTCCCCGACGCGATCTTGTTGAAGCCCGGTCCGCTCACGAAAGAGGAGTGGCTGCAGATGGAGAAGCACGATCGGATTGGCGTCGAAATCATTAACAAATCGTTTAAGCATCCCCGTCTGACCGATATCGTTCGCTTTCATCATGTTCGCTTTGATGGTAGCGGAGGCAATCCTAACGATCCCGTGGGTGAAGCGATTCCCGTGGGCGCGCGGATCTTAACGATCGTCGATTCGTTTGACGCGATGACGTCCGATCGTCCCTACCGTAAGGGAATGGCGATCGAGGACGCGGTCGCCGAACTTCGGCGCTGCGCGGGAACTCAGTTCGATCCTCAATTGGTCGAGATCTTTGTCGAATTGATCGCCGCTCGCGGCGCAGTGCTTTCGACCCGGGCGAAGGAAACGATGTCCAACGAATTGGTCCTATCGATTGGCGAGCAGGTGGAATGTCTGATCGACGCAGCCGATGCGGGCGATCGAAAAACGTTTGTCGCCCTGGCCGAACGACTGCGGCTGACCGCCGAACATTCTAACGTCGCATCGTTGGCCCGAGCAGCCAACCATGCGATCCAGATTGTCAACGAAGATCAGCAGCTGCAGCAATTGGTCGAACAATCGTTCGAACTGCTGACAGTGTGCCGTGCGATGCGATCGAATATCGCTAGGAACCAATTCGATGGCCGGGAGCTCGACGTGCCATCGCCCCCCGTGGCGGCTGGCAAGGTTTGATTTTGACGGACGTGGGCGGGCCGATCGCAGCGATCACGCCGGTTGGCAGTTGCGACTGGATCGACTTCGCAAGGGTTTTCGTTGGGGGGCGGGAACAGTTCCCTTTGCCTACGGGGCGTTTCCGGTTACATTAACGGTCCGTTTAGAAAATATGTCCGCATTCCGTTTTGTTGGAGCCAAGAATTGGGAACGAAGAAAACAGGTAAGGGTCGTCGCAAAGTAGGTC from Rosistilla carotiformis includes the following:
- a CDS encoding DUF4347 domain-containing protein, whose amino-acid sequence is MDSMEPVDADGAAFVIENADPLDASNDVVTFDVSTLADVSVDPAVRKEIVFIDAAVDDIDTLLSDLLAGDDADRELEVVMLDGGEDGIDQITAALNRRSGIDAIHILSHGDGSGVQLGETRLDAQALQAYAGQIAGWASALDVDADVLIYGCDLASSVAGQDLLASIAALCDCDVAASEDVTGGSQRGGDWDLEYHVGGIEAKVVVSAAAQAQWQHSLEMGTPGSASIWLSTKDDDNISGFDGHLFLDESNVMEIVDPGVQFGPSTSGSVNIQLNLNAFSDLKATLDALHVVNHSQTLGGSTFAGIDLKAGDLLFSSETSVTLTSLNSVHVNESDVVLFSPTTAGDYSTGTFTIVLDNLPSGPLQALTLIERDTRIGDYTVNAGDFLFVSSLSKKQIKLFQTEDVGEGAHTVGTEAVLLDVTDTNIAIGSSLFGIELIESDTQVGGFDLTAGQILLTTDGDGAVGQNGLATTRNDIFVLDVTKTTMVSGANNGVATAAMFFDGSDMNLDSAAESVDAIAFYRPSFAPTDIAPNGATVNENIDTSGGYAVATMTASDLNAGDTATYSIIGGLDQAKFSIAGGDQLILTAGRLDFESQSTYRVEVRVTDSEGLFYDELLTIGVNDLNEAPMASATPVNPTYVENGPPVGVFAATVIDLIEAGNAVKTLTLSVEGVQNGADEIIYLDGQSITLTDGYATTTLIGGYDLQVSVAGAIAHVVVKKTGGFDVGDAEQLLDGLLYQNRSEDPRGGSRIVSLEYIQDDGGNADGGDDDGVFEIASTITLTPVNDAPMVTSVESANITFRENDPATQLSNTLAITDADNTTIESAVIHFSIGYASDQDRLVFVDSGAIRGDWDAATGTLTLTGSETLANYETALRSIRYENTHDDPTASARTITFHVNDGEVDSNVGTRRLVVSAINDEQTLITNAGDTIVEGSTGNVLGAALLKTTDLDHAPADLVYTIETNVSHGVLTRGGLVLSVGETFTQADIDAGLILYDHDGSETIADRLAFTVDDGVGSSIAANFDWTITPLDAHPISAIADIDATAAMVDEGANVGTQVGITARATDADIGDQVTYRLDDDAAGRFSIDAVSGIVRVAAAIDREVDDPLQTIIVRTTSSDGSFTTETYSIAINDVDEFSVGPITDSDLATNAIYENAANGTWVGVTASAIDADATRSAITYSLNDNAGGRFAIDAVTGVVRVADGSLLNFEAATSHDVVVRATSADGSYQTEVFTIEVRDVNDRPEIIGLEGVTVVASNDGSATQFDRFGTVRLVDADAPTDYSGATLLVQGTGFDAADLLDIDTGGTVSLSAGITNGSVVEVDGIAVATLSSTSTSGQTLTFNGNASGRDVEAILQSFRFRSSSTLLGERTVAFAFDDGDGVADGGVQVSATSTVTVTLVAFDETGVTVSEDGTHRFSISDFDHTHLAHHAQATIEITRLPAAGSLTLAGVPAIVGQRITQAELAAGLLEFMPAADGNGTLYASFDFNVISPPASLQVLAGEPNGFTLDGGYLLPTDELLANAANFGSAGTVPSAVTVVPASAMIDADYLAQGDVLFNGYVPDANWTPEEMAAVDTWVQAGGIFIVNSDSMAYDRVSFHFGLAVVGWGSSTWNVADASHPIIDGPFGKVGSVGSPIQATGAIGYFSSSDLEVGDQVLAIDSVTGEPTIVVRQHGDGWILFTGDEGIFRAGMTGGGAVATTNDILVANIFAWAATQTPVTESHTLDIEVTAVNDDPKNLGTVPETVNAWENQAVDVDLQGLELSDVDAGSNDLTLTLSTRSAGTLWAGSGGGVVAFGSGGDSMTLTGTLHALNAYLDDPGQVQYLGAPENFGVAADAIRIDVTDNGNVGIGGGGTIHLGTFDVDLTAVNDAPQIAVNTGATVLEGATDTAITNAMLSGSDADNDDSGLVYTLTNATGHGTLSLIGRGDLQRNDTFTQADINAGRLRYRHDNSETTTDAFEFTLADDGADGAMPAAGRFAIAVVPVNDHTTSTIFDGDVTIDGVSENAAIGTAVGFTAIASDGDAQDTIHYALDDNDGGRFAIDSITGIVRVAGPIDRESDGVHRSITIRATSSDGSFQTQTLVIAVADANEFGVGPIVDLDTTVDSVLENAVAGTLVGIKVTAVDNDATDNAVLFSLIDDAEGRFTIDETTGEIRVADGAVLDFEVSARHTVRVLATGSDLSTSTQTIEIELTDVIEGVPTTTNTSVLPSDGGSGGGTGGTTSVASEVPVERNDDDDSEQEDLKKLLAPPIVDELDHAEPSFGRRTGIPELQISLLDGEDVDSESRSVFHPNLLPANRISMTIAPPRWDRLGTTESVTFGIYETFDFDVTLLKGALDRFADQYEDPASLHLVSGTASCLFAGASVGIAVWVLNSTALIGFVRAAVPAWARFDPIFIVRDGLVSKDDEDLSVAGIIHQNAQRPQEATE
- a CDS encoding sensor domain-containing diguanylate cyclase/phosphohydrolase, which gives rise to MKLSTKTKLTASIVLLCVSAIMVASLTELLPDERKLRAQSRLDLCEALATSVTFLVSKGETEQAQMQMELFGQRHDDVVSTGLRYNNMTLVAQTGGHQVHWSRGVTNREDGCYVVSIDANNGRWGELEIQFTPLYAGINRYTSSSLLKLLALVTPLLAIVCHFHFNRILRFLDPKRVVPNRVRQTLDSFAEGVVLLDHEDRIVLANDAFAKHLQRPVDALLGAKFSNLPFESTEESEGGLAALWKAAREKTELRGVTTKLLDPAGHVTAIFSVNVTRVTDDAGNYQGLMAAFADVTPLERKRAQLAAALEDLHRSKQEISNQNKELRYLATRDPLTGCLNRRTFFELFDKHWTQAKTTDAPLCAVMVDIDFFKSINDNYGHSAGDEVLRQTGALLNSIARDNDVVCRYGGEEFSLLLPGVTLQEAERIGEQVRRRVSELQFSKFSITASIGLSGVECGADDPQGLLDQADKCLYVAKRNGRNQVVRFDTVPKQLVVDESQISRTHPQTAPPPAIPFPAVSALLSAMSYRDNQTAQHSIRVSNHAAMLAQRVLGPREVYVVEIAALLHDIGKIGVPDAILLKPGPLTKEEWLQMEKHDRIGVEIINKSFKHPRLTDIVRFHHVRFDGSGGNPNDPVGEAIPVGARILTIVDSFDAMTSDRPYRKGMAIEDAVAELRRCAGTQFDPQLVEIFVELIAARGAVLSTRAKETMSNELVLSIGEQVECLIDAADAGDRKTFVALAERLRLTAEHSNVASLARAANHAIQIVNEDQQLQQLVEQSFELLTVCRAMRSNIARNQFDGRELDVPSPPVAAGKV